In Microbulbifer sp. GL-2, the following are encoded in one genomic region:
- a CDS encoding penicillin acylase family protein → MSFWKTHPFLTRFFIFVITPSVAIIGMLTVYLRMSLPSTNAEFSINGISSKVVITRTGFSVPRISSGKDIDTYFGLGFVHAQDRLWQMEMHRRVAAGRLAEILGEEALPSDIFMRTLGLYKNAKNVWRKLPEREKKILLSYVGGVNEGIEKLNALPAEFGALQYKPELWKPEDSLVWMQLMSWRLSGNYGFEVHRTLLIQAFGLEKANLLLPKVDSVSSEISEVFENSKFHFDQLIGSSGVTYSAPDKYTGSNSWVVAGEHSKSGKPLLANDPHLANTMPAIWYMAELKGDNLSTIGATFPGLPFIVIGRNDSIAWGVTSMLADTQDIFLEKLNPLNRHQYEIDGEFLDMDIQREKIFIRKDYLRRKPRPHEVVIRRTVHGPVISDVTGELTDFAYSLRWTGDDEDGGTFSAFLNLNYASNWDEFRSALKTFVTPIHNFLYADKQGNIGYLAPGNFPIRKFGDGSIPTAGWLSKNSWHGWIPFSDVPASYNPERGYIVTANNKVVDDTYPYHLTFDWAPDYRADRISEELSRLIKEKSSEIDIADMKQLQLDLKSPGKNTILHHLKSLRPRTENQTKVIDILKTWDGKMSGSSSAAAIFAAWTGHYYRLLIKDDIDSVGFAPIARRSLSRLENNIHLELLEEIFEDNIQSEICDHKSTASVESCDDILYIALNHAINELTNRFGESPDQWTWMDIHRNQFPHFPFSDSYLAPSNPYTEDSILHGLFHREVKAGGGIETVNIAPYGLGDRNRYLQFYGPGYRQLIDLGKPNQSLFSNATGQSGNPISRHYDDLLIPHAEGRYLPMNTENSSGALSFQPAGKEAQ, encoded by the coding sequence TTGAGCTTTTGGAAAACACACCCATTTCTGACAAGATTTTTTATTTTTGTCATAACCCCCTCAGTTGCCATCATCGGTATGCTTACTGTGTACTTACGGATGAGCCTTCCTTCAACAAATGCTGAATTTTCCATAAACGGCATATCAAGCAAAGTGGTCATTACACGAACCGGGTTTTCAGTACCGCGTATATCAAGCGGAAAAGACATTGATACCTACTTCGGTCTAGGATTTGTACACGCTCAAGATCGTTTATGGCAAATGGAGATGCATCGGCGTGTCGCTGCAGGTAGGCTTGCTGAGATCTTAGGTGAGGAAGCATTACCCTCAGATATTTTCATGAGAACACTTGGCCTATATAAAAATGCCAAAAACGTTTGGAGGAAACTTCCAGAACGGGAAAAGAAAATCCTCCTGTCATATGTAGGAGGTGTAAATGAAGGCATCGAAAAACTCAACGCTTTGCCTGCTGAATTTGGCGCTTTGCAATATAAACCGGAATTATGGAAGCCTGAAGATTCTCTAGTCTGGATGCAACTCATGTCTTGGAGGCTTTCTGGGAACTATGGATTTGAAGTTCATCGAACTCTTTTAATTCAAGCATTTGGTTTAGAAAAAGCGAATTTGCTGCTACCGAAGGTTGACTCTGTTTCCAGCGAAATTTCAGAGGTTTTTGAAAATTCCAAATTCCATTTCGACCAACTCATAGGATCCTCTGGGGTCACCTACTCCGCTCCGGACAAATACACTGGTAGTAATAGCTGGGTTGTTGCAGGCGAACATAGTAAGAGCGGGAAGCCATTACTCGCTAACGACCCTCATCTTGCTAACACAATGCCTGCCATTTGGTACATGGCTGAGCTTAAGGGAGATAATCTTTCCACCATTGGGGCTACATTTCCAGGTCTTCCTTTCATAGTCATTGGCCGAAATGACTCAATTGCCTGGGGCGTTACAAGTATGCTCGCGGACACTCAGGATATTTTTCTTGAGAAACTAAACCCTTTAAACCGTCACCAATATGAAATTGATGGTGAATTTTTAGACATGGACATCCAGCGGGAAAAAATCTTCATTCGCAAGGATTATTTGAGGAGAAAACCCCGCCCGCATGAAGTTGTGATCCGGAGAACAGTACATGGACCTGTCATCAGTGATGTCACGGGAGAGCTGACGGATTTTGCTTACAGTCTTAGATGGACTGGTGATGATGAAGACGGAGGAACTTTCAGTGCATTTCTAAACTTAAATTATGCATCCAACTGGGATGAATTTCGCTCTGCACTAAAAACTTTTGTAACGCCGATTCATAATTTTTTATATGCAGACAAACAAGGGAATATTGGTTATCTAGCCCCAGGGAATTTTCCTATTCGAAAATTTGGAGATGGCAGTATTCCAACTGCTGGCTGGCTATCAAAGAATTCCTGGCACGGATGGATCCCATTTTCAGACGTACCTGCAAGCTATAACCCAGAAAGGGGTTATATAGTAACAGCTAACAATAAAGTGGTAGATGACACTTACCCGTATCACTTAACCTTTGATTGGGCACCAGATTATCGAGCAGATAGAATCTCTGAAGAGTTATCGCGGCTAATTAAAGAAAAATCATCAGAGATCGATATTGCTGACATGAAGCAATTACAACTTGACCTAAAGTCGCCGGGAAAAAACACTATTCTTCACCATCTAAAGTCATTAAGACCAAGAACAGAAAATCAAACAAAAGTAATTGACATCCTAAAGACCTGGGATGGAAAAATGAGTGGAAGTAGCTCTGCGGCTGCAATATTTGCCGCATGGACAGGACATTATTATAGGCTGTTAATAAAGGACGATATTGATTCTGTAGGATTTGCGCCAATAGCCCGGCGGAGTCTCTCGCGCCTGGAAAACAACATCCATCTTGAGCTATTGGAGGAAATCTTCGAAGATAATATTCAATCTGAAATTTGCGACCATAAAAGTACAGCTTCGGTAGAGTCTTGTGATGACATTCTATATATCGCATTGAATCATGCAATCAATGAGTTAACTAACCGCTTTGGAGAATCGCCCGATCAGTGGACATGGATGGACATTCATAGAAATCAGTTCCCACACTTTCCTTTCAGTGATAGTTATTTAGCTCCATCAAATCCATATACAGAAGACAGCATTCTTCACGGCCTATTTCATCGTGAAGTTAAAGCTGGGGGAGGAATCGAAACGGTAAATATTGCCCCATACGGACTCGGTGATCGAAATCGGTATCTGCAATTCTACGGTCCCGGATACAGACAACTTATCGATTTAGGAAAGCCGAATCAAAGCTTGTTCAGCAACGCAACCGGCCAAAGCGGAAACCCAATAAGTCGTCACTATGATGATTTGCTTATTCCTCACGCCGAAGGTCGCTATCTACCAATGAATACCGAGAACTCTTCAGGGGCTCTAAGCTTTCAACCAGCTGGCAAGGAGGCTCAATAA
- a CDS encoding cyclic peptide export ABC transporter, whose amino-acid sequence MELRRLTDLYWNLSPNLFFISILLGIVTGACYSLLVPFIMYAVSSDMSYWGQLEIENYSFFQSPTSQLAIFFAAACGLLIVFRTSSLVLSTYVAKKASMQHRLHLYQRINALPYADLERIGQPRLINIINIDIPAINVAATNLPMIWGHIVTILGILAYIVYLDSRVFTFCVLSLLIGIITYQIPIALAARLFARSREYHDAVQTGVKGLIAGAKELKLNKLKAKDFFQHDLDRPERLAFREVIRGYVLHAFAVNYGGIISFIVIGVAVFHLPYIYQIDQFELFGIVMALLYLTGPVGSILISMDSIQQGQVSLKKVKAFYLELSEESIGTNKNITPNWTVLNVRDLTYIYGVDFDGFGLKPINVTFRRGEINFIVGGNGSGKSTLSKCLSLHYLPTSGQIEFDDELVNSDSLQSARENISVIYSDYHLFKRLHAKKLDPDWVQSYLEYLELDGKVKFNGNEVDSLLLSDGQKRRMALLALLLEDRPICIFDEWAADQDPRFKNIFYSKILPDLKARNKLVIVISHDERYFSHADRIIHMANGGIERIEENCSSAKNLDLVN is encoded by the coding sequence ATGGAATTACGTCGTTTGACTGACCTGTATTGGAACCTATCGCCAAATCTATTTTTTATATCAATATTACTCGGCATTGTTACTGGGGCATGCTACTCACTACTTGTTCCATTTATTATGTATGCGGTTTCAAGTGACATGAGTTATTGGGGACAGCTTGAGATTGAAAACTATTCTTTCTTCCAATCCCCAACCTCCCAGCTAGCAATATTCTTTGCTGCAGCTTGTGGATTGTTGATTGTCTTTAGAACTAGTTCACTAGTGCTATCAACATATGTTGCAAAAAAAGCTTCAATGCAACACCGATTACATTTGTATCAAAGAATCAATGCTCTACCTTATGCTGACTTAGAGAGGATTGGACAGCCTCGTTTAATCAATATCATAAATATTGATATTCCTGCGATTAACGTAGCAGCAACTAATTTGCCGATGATTTGGGGGCATATCGTCACTATTCTTGGTATTTTGGCTTATATCGTCTACCTTGATTCTCGCGTATTTACATTCTGTGTTCTTAGCCTCTTGATAGGAATAATTACATACCAAATACCTATTGCACTTGCCGCTCGATTATTCGCTAGGTCTCGTGAATATCATGACGCCGTTCAAACAGGTGTAAAAGGCCTAATAGCTGGAGCCAAAGAATTAAAATTAAACAAGTTAAAGGCGAAAGATTTTTTTCAGCATGATTTAGACAGGCCTGAACGCCTCGCGTTTCGTGAGGTCATCAGAGGATACGTACTTCATGCATTTGCCGTGAATTATGGTGGAATTATCTCATTTATTGTAATTGGAGTAGCAGTATTTCACCTCCCATACATATACCAAATTGATCAATTTGAACTATTTGGAATTGTTATGGCACTGCTCTACCTAACCGGACCAGTTGGATCCATCTTAATTTCAATGGACTCCATTCAACAGGGGCAAGTCTCACTAAAAAAGGTGAAAGCGTTCTATCTTGAGCTGTCAGAAGAATCAATAGGAACCAACAAGAATATCACTCCCAACTGGACCGTATTAAATGTTAGAGATCTGACATATATTTATGGAGTTGATTTTGATGGGTTTGGACTTAAACCAATAAATGTTACTTTTCGTAGAGGTGAGATTAATTTTATTGTTGGAGGGAATGGCTCCGGCAAATCAACCCTGAGTAAGTGCCTATCACTTCATTACCTTCCAACTTCTGGACAAATTGAATTTGACGATGAACTAGTCAATAGTGACTCTTTACAATCTGCCCGAGAGAATATCTCTGTTATCTACTCAGATTACCACCTATTTAAGAGACTTCATGCAAAAAAACTAGATCCAGATTGGGTTCAATCCTATCTTGAATACTTAGAACTAGATGGAAAGGTGAAGTTTAACGGTAATGAAGTTGATTCTTTACTTCTCTCCGATGGGCAGAAAAGGCGAATGGCATTATTAGCCCTACTTTTAGAGGATAGACCTATATGTATATTTGATGAGTGGGCTGCAGACCAAGACCCTCGTTTTAAAAATATTTTCTACTCAAAAATACTCCCCGATTTAAAAGCCCGGAACAAACTGGTTATCGTCATATCTCATGATGAACGCTACTTCAGTCATGCTGATAGAATAATTCACATGGCAAATGGGGGCATTGAACGTATTGAAGAAAATTGTAGCTCTGCTAAAAACCTTGATCTTGTAAACTAA
- a CDS encoding efflux RND transporter permease subunit, producing MNFFEKYSSAIISFGFLLVVLGVIAGLKLPNALLPTINRPQIALATSWPGKAANEIEQALVAPLEQELSSLGYLKEIQTNTSNGFAWTTMNFHAGADMEQMYIDVLSRINRVPNWPSQVSLPRVFNFSNGAGATLASFFLYSKNSASETEIIQAFQDYVQPAFSKIPGVASVVVAGTPMEQRVDIEFDPTKLANYSLTIDEVQSRLNDLVDRSGGSLKIGSKEYGLHFNGHIPLNEIRNMPIAISGPHIIHLRDIASIHTRLASDWSFFALQGNRAFYFYLQPMETINVLDSIDRIKRVITDLNGSELSRLGMEVAISRDDSKSIRNSLMLVYGSLIMGVFLACSVLYWFLRDLRILSLIFLSIPVSIALVALGMYISGKSINVISLAGVALSIGLLVDAAIIVIESIQRLRQEGLGLLTSIHQGTRAVRGALVSSTVSSVIVFLPILAMQSPTGQLFMDLAFTITSALLASLLFALVLLPAIARYVLKDLPPKILLERYTSGGVLSRMARWSMLPAVRKRWSYVTLVVCLPMSLLTTYVLAPPIDVLPEPKQAMVSTYINFEEPKAVDVIEKEVASVIQNRIKRTLESRKPQISTYGIMCYPSMCNLYFYTQGDWEYNEFKSWIESEITHDLVGARVFTRQGQLLQFAMPNSRVSQLDIKGAELPILQSAGRELLTHLRSEFPDAQIQEGTALDDRGVRIEFQPNQEQLLYFGIGLSDFNRYLVTLTDGVYLGSFYTGTNTLPFYLKSEDPKDLKQLLNTEIMIGGHGLVPLNQLTEARITLAPDNILRIDQDVSVSLNLTPPPEVAMKDFVDNVTLSVEEFMSSREYQGMHVKFRGSANELKIFLQEFLYLFVAALIVLAMILSVTLGSIKLAIAVLLAIPLSFAGGMLSLSLLNLFVTQNLDVITMIGFVMLMGLVVNNSILLVNQYQAAINIGIRQFDAIKNAVDMRIRPIMLTTITCILGNLPLVLNPGDSAAIYRGLAAVITGGMFFSALLVLGFMSALLTLPLFKVPQGHSSVHAQKKIVKTQVMA from the coding sequence ATGAATTTTTTTGAGAAGTATAGTTCGGCCATAATCAGCTTTGGTTTCTTGCTGGTTGTTCTAGGAGTTATCGCTGGTCTGAAGCTGCCTAATGCATTATTGCCTACTATCAACAGACCCCAGATCGCTCTGGCAACATCCTGGCCGGGCAAGGCAGCTAATGAAATTGAGCAGGCATTGGTCGCGCCACTGGAGCAGGAGCTATCCTCACTTGGTTATCTTAAGGAGATTCAGACAAACACCAGCAATGGTTTCGCATGGACCACCATGAATTTTCATGCAGGTGCTGATATGGAGCAAATGTATATCGATGTACTCTCCCGTATCAATCGAGTACCAAATTGGCCATCCCAGGTTTCTCTTCCACGTGTGTTTAATTTTAGTAATGGTGCTGGAGCAACACTTGCTAGCTTCTTTCTATATTCGAAAAATTCAGCAAGTGAAACTGAGATTATTCAAGCGTTTCAGGATTATGTTCAGCCGGCATTTAGCAAGATACCTGGAGTGGCCTCGGTTGTAGTCGCAGGTACACCCATGGAGCAGCGGGTTGACATAGAATTTGATCCAACAAAGCTCGCCAATTATTCATTGACGATAGATGAAGTTCAATCTCGCTTAAATGACTTGGTGGATAGATCCGGGGGTAGCCTTAAAATCGGTTCTAAAGAATATGGATTACATTTCAATGGCCATATTCCATTGAATGAGATTCGGAATATGCCTATTGCTATTAGTGGGCCACACATAATCCATCTAAGGGATATTGCATCTATTCATACTCGGTTGGCATCTGATTGGAGCTTTTTTGCGCTCCAAGGAAATCGTGCATTTTATTTCTATCTGCAGCCAATGGAAACTATCAACGTTCTTGACTCAATCGATAGAATTAAGCGAGTAATTACTGACCTGAATGGCTCAGAATTATCGAGACTGGGAATGGAGGTGGCTATTAGCCGTGATGACTCAAAGAGCATTCGAAACTCTCTGATGCTTGTATATGGAAGTTTAATTATGGGAGTTTTTCTGGCTTGTTCTGTTCTTTATTGGTTTTTACGTGATTTAAGAATATTGTCCCTGATTTTCTTAAGTATACCGGTTAGTATTGCTCTTGTTGCGCTTGGAATGTATATATCTGGAAAGAGTATAAATGTTATTTCGTTAGCTGGCGTTGCGTTATCTATTGGGCTATTAGTTGATGCTGCAATCATTGTAATCGAGAGTATTCAGCGGCTTCGGCAGGAAGGATTGGGACTCTTAACAAGTATTCATCAGGGGACACGTGCGGTTAGAGGTGCGTTGGTGTCATCAACAGTTTCCAGTGTTATCGTATTTCTACCAATCCTTGCCATGCAATCGCCAACTGGGCAATTGTTTATGGATCTAGCTTTCACCATCACCAGTGCTCTCCTGGCTTCATTGTTGTTTGCTCTAGTTTTGCTGCCGGCAATAGCGCGATATGTATTAAAAGACTTACCGCCTAAAATTTTGCTGGAAAGGTATACTTCAGGCGGAGTTCTTTCCCGGATGGCAAGGTGGTCCATGTTGCCTGCGGTTCGAAAGCGGTGGTCATATGTGACTTTGGTTGTCTGTTTGCCCATGTCGCTCCTAACAACTTATGTTCTTGCGCCACCCATAGACGTATTGCCAGAACCAAAGCAAGCTATGGTCTCTACTTATATTAATTTTGAAGAGCCGAAGGCTGTGGATGTTATTGAAAAGGAGGTTGCATCGGTCATTCAGAATAGAATTAAGAGGACATTGGAATCGCGCAAACCTCAGATTTCTACCTATGGGATTATGTGTTACCCATCAATGTGCAACTTATATTTTTATACTCAGGGGGATTGGGAGTATAATGAGTTCAAGAGCTGGATTGAATCTGAAATTACGCATGATTTAGTTGGCGCACGGGTGTTTACCCGTCAGGGACAGCTGCTACAATTTGCCATGCCAAACAGTCGAGTTAGCCAGTTAGATATAAAGGGAGCTGAACTTCCAATTTTGCAGTCTGCTGGGCGAGAGCTACTTACCCACCTTCGCTCTGAGTTTCCAGATGCACAAATTCAAGAAGGTACAGCCCTGGATGATCGAGGGGTACGTATTGAATTTCAGCCAAATCAGGAGCAGCTTTTATACTTTGGTATCGGCCTTTCCGACTTCAATCGTTATCTTGTTACTCTGACAGATGGAGTATATTTAGGAAGTTTTTATACAGGCACTAATACACTTCCTTTCTATCTAAAGTCAGAAGATCCCAAAGATCTTAAGCAGCTACTTAATACTGAAATCATGATTGGCGGGCACGGCTTGGTTCCTTTGAATCAATTAACAGAGGCGAGAATTACTCTGGCTCCAGATAACATACTTCGTATCGACCAAGATGTGAGTGTTTCGCTAAATCTTACACCTCCACCAGAGGTGGCGATGAAGGACTTTGTAGATAACGTTACCCTTAGTGTGGAGGAGTTTATGAGTTCGAGGGAATACCAGGGTATGCATGTGAAATTTCGTGGTAGTGCAAATGAGCTCAAAATTTTTCTGCAAGAATTTCTCTATTTATTTGTTGCTGCTTTAATAGTACTTGCAATGATCCTATCGGTTACCCTTGGTTCTATCAAGCTGGCCATAGCGGTATTGCTAGCCATACCACTATCTTTTGCCGGGGGCATGCTGAGCCTTAGCTTGCTTAATTTATTTGTAACGCAGAACCTTGATGTCATTACAATGATTGGCTTCGTAATGCTAATGGGTCTGGTGGTAAATAACTCTATTCTTTTAGTAAATCAGTATCAAGCAGCTATAAATATAGGTATTAGACAATTTGATGCGATAAAGAATGCTGTAGATATGCGTATTCGCCCCATAATGTTAACCACTATCACCTGTATATTAGGCAACTTACCACTAGTTCTGAACCCTGGTGATAGCGCAGCAATATATAGAGGACTTGCAGCAGTCATTACTGGTGGCATGTTTTTTTCTGCCCTGCTTGTGCTAGGTTTTATGTCAGCACTGCTAACGCTTCCCTTGTTTAAGGTGCCCCAAGGGCATTCCAGTGTCCATGCCCAGAAAAAAATAGTTAAGACCCAAGTTATGGCATGA
- a CDS encoding efflux RND transporter periplasmic adaptor subunit, which translates to MKKTVLVRSTMTGCWLLVLFMSSVVQSANPERVIVEEALGWEQAVEKVLYCTVSTPFTYQISSHAQAQLTTVKPVGSTVNAGELVAEQDSYYLSREIDIIRTDLELVEIQLKHAKDELSRLETLRVSEMVSQSQLGDLVLQVDTYRLNRQRLKQQLQTNMYRFEHLKHFAPFSGQILQVDASPGERLDMGQRIVRLLPIKKKQFECKVPQEHAPKGKSLTDFHFRLHGKLISLRDIGVTVDINTQNLTLYFDGNSDEFESLLVGQRFQVSMVEQAAKMSLTESITRVPSDAVKLVGNSHQVWTVDQENKVDKVSVRILDTLASYFIIQSEIKPGDLLVVVGHEGLEVNQNVVAVSKAGS; encoded by the coding sequence ATGAAAAAAACTGTACTGGTCAGGTCTACGATGACTGGCTGTTGGTTGCTGGTTTTATTTATGAGTTCAGTCGTGCAATCTGCAAATCCTGAACGAGTAATTGTTGAAGAAGCACTAGGGTGGGAGCAAGCCGTAGAAAAGGTCCTTTATTGTACTGTCAGTACACCGTTTACTTACCAGATCTCTAGCCATGCCCAGGCTCAGCTAACAACAGTAAAACCAGTTGGTTCAACGGTTAATGCTGGAGAGCTGGTGGCAGAGCAGGATAGTTATTACTTAAGTCGAGAGATAGATATAATTCGTACTGATCTTGAACTAGTCGAGATTCAGCTTAAGCATGCTAAAGATGAGTTGTCGAGACTTGAAACGCTTCGGGTTAGTGAGATGGTCTCTCAATCTCAACTTGGTGATTTGGTGTTGCAGGTGGATACCTATCGATTAAATAGACAGCGATTAAAACAGCAACTGCAAACCAATATGTACCGATTTGAACACTTAAAGCACTTTGCCCCATTTAGCGGTCAAATTTTGCAAGTTGATGCTAGTCCAGGGGAGAGGCTGGACATGGGCCAGAGAATAGTTCGGTTATTGCCGATTAAAAAGAAACAGTTTGAGTGCAAGGTTCCGCAAGAGCATGCTCCAAAAGGAAAATCTCTAACAGATTTTCACTTTCGTCTTCATGGAAAGCTGATATCTTTACGAGATATTGGTGTTACGGTTGACATTAATACACAAAATTTGACTTTATATTTTGATGGAAATAGTGATGAGTTTGAGTCTTTGCTTGTGGGGCAGCGATTTCAGGTCTCTATGGTTGAGCAGGCTGCAAAAATGTCATTAACCGAAAGTATTACTCGGGTACCATCAGATGCAGTTAAATTAGTTGGGAATTCACATCAAGTCTGGACTGTAGATCAAGAGAACAAGGTAGATAAAGTTTCAGTTCGCATACTCGATACTCTTGCGTCTTACTTCATTATTCAATCCGAAATCAAACCTGGTGACTTGTTGGTTGTGGTAGGGCATGAAGGTTTGGAGGTGAACCAAAATGTCGTAGCAGTGAGTAAGGCGGGGTCATGA